The Kiritimatiellia bacterium genome window below encodes:
- a CDS encoding protease inhibitor I42 family protein → MKKSIPLIMLALATASFGDGLRLTEADNGRTNQVNVGGAIEIILPGNPTAGYSWELDSFGTNVLQPAGVGEYLRSAQPGSIPRVGAGGRFVFRFKTVGTGRGDIKMIYRRSWETTAADRAYSVVIEVK, encoded by the coding sequence ATGAAAAAATCTATTCCGCTCATAATGCTTGCCCTGGCAACGGCGTCTTTCGGGGACGGGCTGCGTCTGACGGAGGCGGACAACGGGCGCACCAATCAGGTCAATGTTGGCGGGGCAATTGAAATAATTCTGCCGGGCAATCCAACCGCGGGCTATTCATGGGAATTGGATTCCTTCGGCACAAATGTTCTGCAGCCGGCCGGCGTCGGGGAATATTTGCGGTCCGCGCAACCCGGTTCAATCCCCAGGGTGGGGGCGGGTGGGCGTTTCGTTTTCCGTTTCAAAACGGTCGGAACGGGCAGGGGGGATATTAAAATGATTTACCGGCGGTCATGGGAAACGACTGCCGCCGACAGGGCTTATTCGGTTGTGATTGAGGTGAAATGA